The Microbacterium sp. KUDC0406 genome includes a window with the following:
- a CDS encoding ribose-5-phosphate isomerase — MRIHLATDHAGLDFSTRLQEHLRAAGHEVIDHGPLSYDPLDDYPAFCIRAAQAVVEDQAAGVEALGVVFGGSGNGEQIAANKVAGVRAALVWNPSTAELAREHNDANVISIGARQHTFDEVTSFIDLFLATPFSDEERHVRRIGQIAEFERDGSLLPDPRA, encoded by the coding sequence ATGCGCATCCACCTCGCCACCGACCACGCCGGACTCGACTTCTCCACGCGCCTGCAGGAGCATCTGCGCGCGGCCGGCCACGAGGTGATCGACCACGGGCCGCTGTCGTACGACCCGCTCGACGACTACCCGGCGTTCTGCATCCGGGCCGCTCAGGCGGTCGTCGAGGACCAGGCCGCAGGCGTCGAGGCACTGGGCGTCGTGTTCGGCGGTTCGGGCAACGGCGAGCAGATCGCGGCGAACAAGGTGGCCGGCGTCCGCGCCGCGCTGGTGTGGAACCCGTCGACCGCCGAGCTCGCCCGAGAGCACAACGACGCGAACGTCATCTCGATCGGTGCGCGCCAGCACACCTTCGACGAGGTGACCTCGTTCATCGACCTCTTCCTCGCGACGCCGTTCTCCGACGAGGAGCGGCATGTGCGCCGGATCGGCCAGATCGCGGAGTTCGAGCGCGACGGATCCCTCCTCCCGGACCCGCGGGCCTGA
- a CDS encoding ferrochelatase, with protein sequence MTVSSDTVPFASAAAASGAPFVETPVAYDALVLASFGGPEGQDDVIPFLRNVTRGRGIPDERLEEVAHHYRHFGGVSPINGQNRELKAALEAEIARRGLDLPVYWGNRNWGPYLDEAFAQAAADGHRTLLVLATSAYSSYSSDRQYREDIARAITEAGLDQKVTADKVRLFFDHPGFVAPFQEGVADAVQQLIADGIAAEKIHVLFSTHSIPTGDAERSGPRDVDWGEGGAYGAQHRAVAEYIMANLPVGGGVLPWELVFQSRSGPPTQPWLEPDVNDVIAGLPSRGAQAVVIVPLGFVSDHMEVLWDLDTEAMQAAEEAGIRAVRTPTPGIHPSFVAGLVDLVEERISGMPAAERPHVTPLGPWYDVSRPGDCENARLGFRPAAAGLVP encoded by the coding sequence GTGACCGTCTCTTCCGATACTGTTCCGTTCGCCTCTGCCGCAGCCGCCTCCGGCGCCCCGTTCGTGGAGACACCCGTCGCCTATGACGCTCTCGTCCTGGCGAGCTTCGGGGGTCCGGAGGGCCAGGACGACGTGATCCCGTTCCTGCGCAACGTCACGCGCGGCCGAGGCATCCCCGACGAGCGCCTCGAGGAGGTCGCACACCACTACCGGCACTTCGGCGGGGTGAGCCCCATCAACGGGCAGAACCGCGAGCTGAAGGCGGCTCTCGAGGCGGAGATCGCCCGGCGGGGACTCGACCTGCCGGTGTACTGGGGCAACCGCAACTGGGGTCCGTACCTCGACGAGGCGTTCGCGCAGGCCGCCGCAGACGGGCACAGGACGCTGCTCGTGCTGGCCACCAGCGCATACAGCTCGTACTCCAGCGATCGCCAGTACCGCGAGGACATCGCGCGCGCGATCACCGAAGCCGGTCTGGATCAGAAGGTGACCGCCGACAAGGTGCGTCTCTTCTTCGACCACCCCGGCTTCGTCGCGCCGTTCCAGGAGGGCGTCGCCGACGCCGTGCAGCAGCTGATCGCCGACGGCATCGCCGCCGAGAAGATCCACGTGCTGTTCTCGACGCACAGCATCCCCACCGGCGACGCCGAGCGCTCCGGCCCTCGCGATGTCGACTGGGGCGAGGGTGGCGCGTACGGCGCGCAGCACCGTGCCGTGGCGGAGTACATCATGGCCAACCTGCCGGTGGGCGGGGGAGTGCTGCCGTGGGAGCTCGTCTTCCAGTCGCGCTCCGGCCCGCCGACTCAGCCCTGGCTCGAGCCCGACGTCAACGATGTCATCGCCGGCCTCCCGTCCCGGGGCGCGCAGGCGGTCGTGATCGTCCCGCTCGGGTTCGTGAGCGACCACATGGAGGTGCTCTGGGATCTCGACACCGAGGCGATGCAGGCGGCCGAGGAGGCGGGCATCCGCGCGGTGCGCACGCCCACGCCCGGCATCCACCCCTCCTTCGTCGCGGGGCTCGTCGACCTGGTCGAGGAGCGCATCTCGGGGATGCCTGCGGCGGAGCGCCCCCACGTCACCCCGCTCGGTCCCTGGTACGACGTGTCCCGCCCCGGTGACTGCGAGAACGCGCGGCTCGGATTCCGGCCCGCCGCCGCCGGCCTCGTGCCCTGA
- a CDS encoding mechanosensitive ion channel family protein has protein sequence MSLLTLFAAAAADKPTFWEQALAILKTVGWKLLNIAIIIAVCIVIAFVLRLVIRRVVHRIVDNAKNKADVADTVALERSPLADMRLVQRTRTLGTILQNIVNVVLVIVALVLIVSVISPDILGSLTLLTAAVGAGLGFGAQNIVKDVLNGMFIVAEDQIGIGDVVDLGLASGVVEYVSVRITQVRDVNGTLWYVRNGEVTRIGNMSQGWARAIIDLGLPAQSDLDEVEQLMLETAQALAKDPKWRTRIIEKPEIWGLESIDGDALVVRVVIKTRANAMDDVAQELRARLKKAFDEKEIAVPTLAAVIPVGPEGARRVRGANPPKTRPTPVTGVPTIERGIWRRKKTGGSSNGGGTEGGKK, from the coding sequence ATGTCACTCCTCACCCTCTTCGCAGCCGCGGCAGCCGACAAGCCCACCTTCTGGGAACAGGCGCTCGCGATCCTCAAGACCGTGGGCTGGAAGCTCCTGAACATCGCGATCATCATCGCCGTGTGCATCGTGATCGCCTTCGTGCTGCGCCTGGTGATCAGGCGGGTCGTGCACCGCATCGTCGACAACGCGAAGAACAAGGCCGACGTCGCCGACACGGTCGCCCTGGAGCGCTCTCCGCTCGCCGACATGCGTCTGGTGCAGCGCACCCGCACGCTCGGCACGATCCTGCAGAACATCGTCAACGTGGTGCTCGTCATCGTCGCCCTGGTGCTCATCGTCTCGGTGATCAGCCCGGACATCCTCGGCTCGCTGACGCTCCTCACCGCCGCGGTCGGCGCAGGCCTCGGTTTCGGTGCCCAGAACATCGTCAAGGACGTGCTGAACGGCATGTTCATCGTCGCGGAGGACCAGATCGGCATCGGCGACGTCGTCGACCTCGGCCTCGCCAGCGGAGTGGTCGAGTACGTCAGCGTCCGCATCACCCAGGTGCGCGATGTGAACGGCACCCTCTGGTACGTGCGCAACGGCGAGGTGACGCGCATCGGCAACATGTCGCAGGGCTGGGCCCGCGCGATCATCGACCTCGGACTGCCCGCCCAGAGCGATCTCGACGAGGTGGAGCAGCTCATGCTCGAGACCGCGCAGGCCCTTGCGAAGGATCCGAAGTGGCGCACCAGGATCATCGAGAAGCCCGAGATCTGGGGCCTCGAGTCCATCGACGGCGATGCGCTGGTCGTCCGCGTCGTGATCAAGACCAGGGCGAACGCGATGGACGACGTCGCGCAGGAGCTGCGTGCCCGGTTGAAGAAGGCCTTCGACGAGAAGGAGATCGCCGTTCCGACCCTGGCGGCGGTCATCCCGGTCGGGCCGGAGGGCGCCCGCCGCGTGCGCGGCGCCAACCCGCCGAAGACCAGGCCCACCCCGGTGACCGGTGTGCCGACGATCGAACGCGGCATCTGGCGGCGCAAGAAGACCGGCGGATCCTCGAACGGCGGGGGCACGGAAGGCGGGAAGAAGTGA
- a CDS encoding globin yields MTFYDEIGGHETFERIASVFYREVALDPVLRPMYPEEDLGPAQDRLRMFLEQYWGGPSTYGEQRGHPRLRMRHMSFHVDPDARDRWLTHMRTALDEAQLSPLHDATFWDYLQRAAHSLVNTFEPSGVGPAQQARPDLGLTS; encoded by the coding sequence GTGACGTTCTACGACGAGATCGGCGGACACGAGACCTTCGAGAGGATCGCGAGCGTGTTCTATCGCGAGGTCGCGCTCGACCCGGTGCTGCGCCCGATGTATCCGGAAGAGGACCTCGGCCCCGCGCAGGACCGGCTGCGGATGTTCCTGGAGCAGTATTGGGGCGGCCCGTCCACCTACGGCGAGCAGCGCGGCCACCCTCGTCTGCGCATGCGGCACATGTCCTTCCACGTCGATCCGGATGCGCGCGATCGCTGGCTGACCCATATGCGCACGGCGCTCGACGAGGCCCAGCTCTCGCCCCTGCACGACGCGACGTTCTGGGATTACCTGCAGCGCGCCGCGCACTCGCTCGTGAACACCTTCGAGCCCTCCGGCGTGGGGCCTGCCCAGCAGGCGCGCCCCGACCTGGGGCTCACCTCGTAG
- a CDS encoding FAD-binding dehydrogenase, whose product MATRTHETDVLVIGWGLSGLVAATEAVAAGRRVTVIDQEPRSNLGGQAWWSFGGLFFVDSPEQRRMGIRDSIELAREDWLGNAGFDRPEDEWPRRWAEAYLQFAAGEKRAWLRERGVGFFPVVGWAERGGYGAIGPGNSVPRFHITWGTGPGIVAPFSDALSEAEKSGRLTVLPRHRVTALITADGAVTGAHGDVLADSPADRGEESSREVVGGFEITGGSDGRGIRRHRRQSRPRPQSMAGATRDSPGRMLTGVPAYVDGSMHEVARSAGARLTNEDRMWHYVEGITNWDPVWPSHGIRILPGPSSLWLDATGARLPVPLFPGFDTLGTLAHLRTTGYDHSWFVTSLKIVEKEFALSGSEQNPDLTGKDVQLLLKSRLAKGPTGPVQAFLDEGPDFVVEDDLETLLSGMAAMSGGEALDLDRVRREVVARDREIENDFTKDAQIGMLRSMRAYRGDRLIRTAPPHRLQDPSAGPMVAVKLHVLTRKSLGGIQTDLDGRALDGAGNPVPGLYAAGEASGFGGGGVHGYRALEGTFLGGCLFSGRQAGRAAAR is encoded by the coding sequence ATGGCAACCCGCACCCACGAGACGGACGTGCTCGTCATCGGCTGGGGCCTGTCCGGCCTCGTGGCCGCGACCGAGGCGGTGGCCGCAGGCCGTCGCGTGACCGTGATCGATCAGGAGCCGCGATCGAATCTCGGCGGACAGGCATGGTGGTCGTTCGGCGGGCTGTTCTTCGTGGACTCCCCCGAGCAGCGCCGGATGGGCATCCGTGACTCGATCGAGCTCGCCAGGGAGGACTGGCTCGGCAACGCCGGCTTCGATCGTCCCGAGGACGAGTGGCCACGGCGCTGGGCGGAGGCGTACCTGCAGTTCGCCGCCGGGGAGAAGCGCGCCTGGCTGCGCGAGCGCGGGGTGGGCTTCTTCCCCGTGGTCGGCTGGGCGGAGCGCGGCGGCTACGGCGCGATCGGGCCCGGCAACTCCGTGCCGCGGTTCCACATCACCTGGGGTACCGGGCCGGGGATCGTCGCACCCTTCTCCGACGCGCTGTCCGAGGCCGAGAAGTCCGGCCGGCTGACCGTCCTCCCCCGGCACCGCGTCACCGCACTGATCACTGCGGACGGCGCCGTCACCGGCGCCCACGGCGACGTGCTCGCCGACAGCCCGGCCGATCGCGGTGAGGAGAGCAGCCGTGAGGTCGTCGGCGGGTTCGAGATCACCGGCGGGAGCGACGGTCGTGGCATCCGGCGGCATCGGCGGCAATCACGACCTCGTCCGCAGAGCATGGCCGGAGCGACTCGGGACTCCCCGGGGCGGATGCTCACGGGCGTGCCCGCCTACGTGGACGGCTCCATGCACGAGGTCGCACGTTCCGCCGGTGCGCGGCTCACCAACGAGGACCGGATGTGGCATTACGTGGAGGGCATCACGAACTGGGACCCGGTGTGGCCGTCGCACGGCATCCGCATCCTCCCCGGTCCCTCTTCGCTGTGGCTCGACGCGACCGGGGCGCGGCTACCCGTCCCGCTGTTCCCCGGCTTCGACACACTCGGCACGCTCGCGCATCTGCGAACCACCGGGTACGACCACTCCTGGTTCGTCACCTCGCTGAAGATCGTCGAGAAGGAGTTCGCGCTGTCGGGCAGCGAGCAGAATCCCGATCTGACCGGGAAGGACGTCCAGCTGCTGCTGAAGTCCCGCCTGGCGAAGGGCCCCACCGGGCCGGTGCAGGCGTTCCTCGACGAAGGCCCGGACTTCGTCGTGGAGGACGACCTCGAGACGCTCCTGAGCGGCATGGCGGCGATGTCCGGTGGCGAGGCGCTCGACCTGGACCGGGTGCGTCGCGAGGTCGTCGCGCGGGATCGCGAGATCGAGAACGACTTCACGAAGGACGCGCAGATAGGGATGCTGCGGTCGATGCGCGCGTACCGCGGGGACCGGCTCATCCGCACCGCACCGCCGCACCGGCTGCAGGACCCGTCCGCGGGACCGATGGTCGCCGTCAAGCTGCACGTGCTGACCAGGAAGTCGCTGGGCGGCATCCAGACCGATCTCGACGGCCGCGCGCTCGATGGCGCCGGGAATCCCGTGCCAGGACTGTACGCCGCGGGTGAGGCCAGTGGCTTCGGCGGCGGCGGCGTGCACGGCTACCGTGCGCTCGAGGGCACGTTCCTCGGCGGATGCCTGTTCTCCGGCCGGCAGGCGGGCCGCGCCGCGGCGCGCTAG
- a CDS encoding acyl-CoA thioesterase → MDAHETVDGLLQVLSLDVSGARTTEDIFTGISHPMPTGRIYGGQVLAQSVIAAERTLPEDRLLHSMHGYFLRPGDASKGITIAVDRIHDGRSFSTRRAQAYQNGVPIFSMIASFQDEGPGVEHAAPMPEGIPDPDTLSNDEAISPGIHPLSQRMLTDRPVDMRHVEGPIYVEAGAERVAAQAVWMRMRAPLPDAPSLHRASLAYLSDMSIQESILRAHGLSWAEHGLKVASLDHAMWWHRFARVDDWLLYVQESPNARGGRGLAAGRIYTREGVLVASVAQEIMIRVPSGS, encoded by the coding sequence ATGGACGCGCACGAGACGGTCGACGGATTGCTGCAGGTGCTCTCGCTGGACGTGTCGGGAGCTCGCACGACCGAGGACATCTTCACCGGCATCTCGCATCCGATGCCGACCGGCCGGATCTACGGCGGCCAGGTGCTCGCGCAGTCCGTGATCGCCGCCGAGCGCACGCTTCCCGAGGACCGGCTGCTGCACTCGATGCACGGCTACTTCCTGCGACCGGGCGACGCCTCGAAGGGCATCACCATCGCCGTGGACCGCATCCACGACGGCAGGTCGTTCTCGACGCGGCGCGCGCAGGCGTACCAGAACGGCGTTCCGATCTTCTCGATGATCGCGTCCTTCCAGGACGAGGGTCCCGGCGTCGAGCATGCGGCGCCGATGCCGGAGGGCATCCCCGACCCCGACACGCTGTCCAACGACGAAGCCATCTCCCCCGGCATCCACCCGCTGTCGCAGCGGATGCTCACCGACCGCCCCGTCGACATGCGCCACGTCGAGGGGCCGATCTACGTCGAGGCCGGTGCTGAGCGCGTGGCCGCGCAGGCCGTGTGGATGCGGATGCGAGCCCCTCTGCCCGACGCGCCGAGCCTGCACCGCGCGTCACTCGCGTACCTCAGCGACATGTCGATCCAGGAGTCGATCCTGCGCGCCCACGGGCTGTCCTGGGCGGAGCACGGCCTCAAGGTCGCGAGCCTCGACCACGCGATGTGGTGGCACCGCTTCGCGCGCGTGGATGACTGGCTGCTGTACGTCCAGGAATCGCCGAACGCCCGCGGCGGTCGAGGGCTCGCCGCCGGCCGGATCTACACGCGCGAAGGTGTGCTGGTGGCCAGCGTCGCCCAGGAGATCATGATCAGAGTCCCCTCCGGCAGCTGA
- a CDS encoding acyl-CoA thioesterase, giving the protein MSQHLHLSVHLRWGDLDAYNHVNNTSMLKLLEEARVRAFWIPGDGEDAPPTAILDPGISQGMLTLVARQEIEYAAPVPYQRHPLDVEMWFGKIGGSSMEVCYEVYSPLAADERTLYARSTAVIVLVDAASGRPTRITPEMREAWGPYVDEPIRYAHR; this is encoded by the coding sequence ATGTCACAACACCTGCACCTCTCGGTGCACCTGCGCTGGGGAGACCTGGACGCGTACAACCACGTCAACAACACCTCGATGCTGAAGCTGCTCGAGGAGGCGCGGGTGCGCGCGTTCTGGATCCCCGGCGACGGGGAGGACGCTCCGCCGACGGCGATCCTCGACCCCGGCATCAGCCAGGGCATGCTCACGCTCGTCGCCCGGCAGGAGATCGAGTACGCTGCGCCCGTGCCGTATCAGCGGCATCCGCTCGACGTCGAGATGTGGTTCGGAAAGATCGGCGGCTCCAGCATGGAGGTCTGCTACGAGGTGTACAGTCCGCTCGCCGCCGACGAGCGCACCCTGTACGCGCGGTCGACGGCCGTCATCGTGCTCGTCGACGCCGCGAGCGGCCGCCCCACCCGCATCACGCCGGAGATGCGGGAGGCGTGGGGGCCCTACGTCGACGAGCCCATCCGCTACGCGCATCGCTGA
- the ettA gene encoding energy-dependent translational throttle protein EttA — MAEYIYSMVRARKAVGDKLILDDVTMAFLPGAKIGMVGPNGAGKSTILKIMAGLDTPSNGEAKLTPGFSVGILMQEPELDESKTVLENIQDGIAIKAKLDRFNEISALMADPDADFDSLLAEMGTLQEEIDAADGWDLDSQLEQAMDALRTPPGDAEIAPLSGGEKRRVALAKLLLQKPDLLLLDEPTNHLDAESVLWLEQHLQSYKGAVIAVTHDRYFLDHVAEWIAEVDRGRLIGYEGNYSTYLEKKAERLDIQGKKDAKLAKRLKDELEWVRSSAKGRQTKSKARLARYEEMAAEAERTRKLDFEEIQIPAGPRLGNVVIEAKNLQKGFGDRTLIDGLSFSLPPNGIVGVIGPNGVGKTTLFKTIVGLEPLDGGDLKIGETVKISYVDQSRANIDPNKTLWEVVSDGLDFITVGKIEIPSRAYVSKFGFKGPDQQKKAGVLSGGERNRLNLALTLKEGGNLLLLDEPTNDLDVETLSSLENALLEFPGCAVVITHDRWFLDRIATHILAYEGTDENPAQWHWFEGNFEAYEANKIERMGPEAARPHRTTHRKLHRD, encoded by the coding sequence GTGGCCGAGTACATCTACTCCATGGTCCGCGCACGAAAGGCCGTGGGCGACAAGCTCATCCTCGATGACGTGACCATGGCGTTCCTGCCCGGCGCGAAGATCGGCATGGTCGGCCCGAACGGCGCTGGAAAGTCGACGATCCTGAAGATCATGGCGGGCCTCGACACGCCGTCCAACGGCGAGGCCAAGCTCACGCCGGGCTTCTCGGTCGGCATCCTCATGCAGGAGCCGGAGCTCGACGAGTCGAAGACCGTGCTGGAGAACATCCAGGACGGCATCGCGATCAAGGCGAAGCTCGATCGCTTCAACGAGATCTCCGCCCTCATGGCCGACCCCGACGCCGACTTCGACTCGCTGCTCGCCGAGATGGGCACCCTGCAGGAGGAGATCGACGCCGCTGACGGCTGGGACCTCGACTCCCAGCTCGAGCAGGCGATGGACGCGCTGCGCACCCCTCCGGGGGATGCCGAGATCGCGCCGCTGTCGGGTGGTGAGAAGCGCCGTGTCGCCCTCGCGAAGCTCCTGCTGCAGAAGCCCGACCTGCTGCTGCTCGACGAGCCCACCAACCACCTCGACGCCGAGAGCGTGCTCTGGCTCGAGCAGCACCTGCAGTCCTACAAGGGCGCGGTGATCGCGGTCACCCACGACCGGTACTTCCTCGACCACGTCGCGGAGTGGATCGCCGAGGTCGACCGCGGACGCCTGATCGGCTACGAGGGCAACTACTCGACCTACCTGGAGAAGAAGGCCGAGCGCCTCGACATCCAGGGCAAGAAGGACGCCAAGCTCGCGAAGCGCCTCAAGGACGAGTTGGAGTGGGTGCGCTCCAGCGCCAAGGGCCGACAGACCAAGTCGAAGGCCCGTCTGGCCCGCTACGAGGAGATGGCCGCCGAAGCGGAGCGGACGAGGAAGCTCGACTTCGAGGAGATCCAGATCCCCGCGGGCCCGCGCCTGGGCAACGTGGTGATCGAGGCGAAGAACCTGCAGAAGGGGTTCGGCGACCGCACGCTCATCGACGGCCTGAGCTTCAGCCTGCCGCCGAACGGCATCGTCGGCGTGATCGGCCCGAACGGCGTGGGAAAGACGACGCTGTTCAAGACCATCGTCGGCCTGGAGCCCCTCGACGGAGGCGACCTGAAGATCGGCGAGACGGTCAAGATCAGTTACGTGGACCAGTCCCGCGCGAACATCGACCCGAACAAGACGCTGTGGGAGGTCGTCTCGGACGGTCTCGACTTCATCACCGTCGGCAAGATCGAGATCCCCTCGCGCGCCTACGTGTCGAAGTTCGGCTTCAAGGGACCGGACCAGCAGAAGAAGGCCGGCGTGCTCTCCGGCGGCGAGCGCAACCGCCTGAACCTGGCGCTGACGCTCAAGGAGGGCGGCAACCTGCTGCTCCTCGACGAGCCGACCAACGACCTCGACGTCGAGACCCTGAGCTCGCTCGAGAACGCCCTGCTCGAGTTCCCCGGCTGCGCCGTGGTCATCACCCACGACCGGTGGTTCCTCGACCGCATCGCCACGCACATCCTCGCCTACGAGGGCACCGACGAGAATCCTGCGCAGTGGCACTGGTTCGAGGGCAACTTCGAGGCCTATGAGGCGAACAAGATCGAGCGCATGGGCCCGGAGGCGGCGCGTCCCCACCGCACCACGCACCGCAAGCTGCACCGCGACTAG
- a CDS encoding DUF6993 domain-containing protein: protein MTPAATTPSEPAPTPPALHPEGTATENLPLFAQVVDHVWSSGNRAEGRAYIDALVAAGFPRDRMQVTEDETTVGNPVESLQFSVAWGDAECLIGQIGPSTGEPVTAVMPQLAEGRCLIGSTRPIDW, encoded by the coding sequence ATGACGCCGGCAGCGACGACGCCCTCCGAACCGGCGCCCACGCCCCCCGCGCTGCATCCGGAAGGCACAGCGACCGAGAATCTGCCCCTGTTCGCGCAAGTGGTTGATCATGTGTGGTCCTCCGGGAATCGCGCAGAGGGCCGTGCGTACATCGACGCGCTCGTCGCGGCCGGATTCCCGCGCGACCGGATGCAGGTCACCGAGGATGAGACGACGGTCGGCAACCCGGTCGAGAGCCTGCAGTTCTCGGTGGCCTGGGGCGACGCCGAGTGCCTGATCGGCCAGATCGGACCGTCCACCGGCGAGCCGGTCACCGCAGTGATGCCGCAACTGGCCGAGGGACGCTGCCTGATCGGCTCGACGAGGCCGATCGACTGGTGA
- a CDS encoding single-stranded DNA-binding protein codes for MSDTVTILGNVASDPLRNTTNRGDAVIRFRLASPHRWLDRSTGVWNEGETNWYDVSAFRQLAENVRSSLHSGDPVIVTGRLKVRKWEANGKSGTSVEIEADAIGHNLKHGASAFVKPHRAPASDAADRSAPPSDEDAPDAGDERPGDADAAWSVPSDDEAEQPEVSFPELIPT; via the coding sequence ATGTCCGACACCGTGACGATCCTGGGCAACGTGGCCAGCGATCCGCTGCGCAACACGACGAACCGCGGCGATGCCGTGATCAGGTTCCGCCTGGCCTCCCCGCACCGATGGCTCGACCGCAGCACCGGCGTGTGGAACGAGGGCGAGACCAACTGGTATGACGTCTCGGCGTTCCGGCAGCTCGCAGAGAATGTGCGGTCCTCGCTGCACAGCGGCGATCCGGTGATCGTCACCGGGCGACTCAAGGTGCGCAAGTGGGAGGCGAACGGCAAGTCCGGCACCTCTGTCGAGATCGAGGCGGATGCGATCGGCCACAACCTGAAGCACGGGGCCAGCGCTTTCGTGAAGCCGCACCGCGCACCGGCATCGGATGCTGCGGACCGCTCGGCGCCGCCCTCCGACGAGGATGCACCGGATGCCGGGGACGAGCGGCCCGGCGACGCCGACGCCGCCTGGTCCGTGCCTTCCGACGACGAAGCCGAGCAGCCGGAGGTCTCCTTTCCGGAACTCATTCCGACGTGA
- a CDS encoding metallopeptidase family protein, translating into MEMDAAAFEELVVDELDRLPDDMVEGLENVVFVVEDSPEDGEDLFGLYDGLALTERGQYGLGELPDRIIVYRQAHLAACEAEDELRDEVHTTLVHEIAHFYGIDDEQLHEMGWA; encoded by the coding sequence ATGGAGATGGACGCCGCAGCCTTCGAAGAGCTCGTCGTGGACGAGCTCGATCGGCTGCCCGACGACATGGTCGAGGGCCTGGAGAACGTCGTGTTCGTGGTCGAGGACTCCCCCGAGGACGGCGAGGATCTGTTCGGGCTGTACGACGGGCTCGCCCTCACCGAGCGCGGGCAGTACGGCCTGGGCGAGCTCCCGGATCGCATCATCGTCTACCGGCAGGCTCACCTCGCCGCGTGCGAGGCCGAGGACGAGCTGCGCGACGAGGTGCACACCACGCTGGTGCACGAGATCGCGCACTTCTACGGCATCGACGACGAGCAGCTGCACGAGATGGGGTGGGCGTGA
- the clpS gene encoding ATP-dependent Clp protease adapter ClpS, with amino-acid sequence MSLPDLDVSEELVAAPLEPWQLVVWDDPVNLMSYVVRVFRRYFGYSDERATALMLAVHHEGQAVVATGPRETMEVHAQAMHDFGLWATVRKAPL; translated from the coding sequence GTGTCCCTGCCCGATCTCGACGTCTCCGAGGAGCTCGTCGCGGCCCCGCTGGAGCCGTGGCAGTTGGTGGTCTGGGACGACCCGGTCAACCTGATGAGCTACGTCGTGCGCGTCTTCCGGCGGTACTTCGGGTACTCCGACGAACGGGCGACAGCGCTCATGCTCGCCGTGCACCACGAAGGGCAGGCCGTCGTGGCGACCGGTCCGCGCGAGACCATGGAGGTGCACGCCCAGGCCATGCACGACTTCGGGCTGTGGGCGACCGTCCGGAAGGCGCCGCTGTGA
- a CDS encoding DUF2017 family protein produces MSEHTVVLPLAVIEGQHLIALLDEFLLLAESPTRDADAALQRLTPNAYPDDEAASQEYSALTRGDLLDRRVEEAALVRADLAAFDGEDDHGREDAMRPRDAVIPGDHLDAWLRTITALRLVLASRIGIETADTHDPDDPRYGVYDWLGYRLEGLIQAADERDARF; encoded by the coding sequence GTGAGCGAGCACACCGTCGTGCTGCCGCTGGCGGTGATCGAGGGGCAGCACCTGATCGCACTTCTCGACGAGTTCCTGCTGCTGGCCGAATCCCCCACCCGGGACGCTGATGCCGCGCTGCAGCGGCTCACCCCGAACGCCTATCCCGACGACGAGGCCGCCTCGCAGGAGTACAGCGCGCTCACCCGCGGCGACCTCCTGGACCGTCGCGTCGAGGAGGCGGCCCTGGTGCGCGCGGATCTCGCCGCCTTCGACGGCGAAGACGATCATGGTCGCGAGGACGCGATGCGTCCGCGCGACGCCGTCATCCCCGGCGACCATCTGGACGCGTGGCTGCGCACGATCACCGCGCTGCGGCTGGTGCTCGCGTCCCGCATCGGCATCGAGACTGCGGACACACACGATCCGGATGATCCGCGGTACGGCGTGTACGACTGGCTCGGCTACCGCCTGGAGGGGCTGATCCAGGCGGCTGACGAGCGTGATGCCCGGTTCTGA